The sequence gaagagagagtgagagtGAACTGAAGTTGTGAAACTCACTTTGGTTGGGCTTGGGCTTGGGCTTGGGCTTCTGATATTGGGCTGGGGCTTGGGCTTCTCATTCCAACATCGCTCCCTAagaaattccatatttataaaaaattcccAATTCATAAATAGTTAAAgagaaaattacattttatacccactttttgttttatattttaatttttactttcattttactactctttaatttatatctgttataaatattattaattatgtggatgtccaaatcttttatttattgtcattaattgtaatcaacattcctcttttccttagtttccctttttcttagtttcttaatatctcactcttgtatttgtataaataggggttcaccccattggaataaacaactcagaaattctcattcactttctctttctctctttatcttcttcttctttcttctcatctactttatattattttatattattttataacacgttatcagcacgagtctctgcccaagcttcaagcatgaatctctgcctaagacccaatgtaagtattttgttaaagttcttgaattgtttcaaagtcacgatacactaaatatatatttatatatatactcatctgactgaaacaatttcaagaatcatttggtttcttttttctttttatctatatatctatatattatatatgtatgtatatgtttttatatatttattattgatttcatatatatatatattatgttcttatcattcataatatttacaatatatgtgtgcctatgatatgatagagaaaatctatataaattatacatatatccaaaagattatgtattatcgataaaatattgcatatatcctaaagattatgcatcatcgataaaatattgcatatatcctgaagattatgcatcatcgataaaatattgcatatatcctgaagattatgcatcctcgataaaatattgcatatatcctgatgattatgcgtcctcaataaaatcttgcatatatcctgaagattatgcaaacgtaatattcattatatagttgatggatatataatgaaagagatgaatacatatttatatatatgttcttgtattctttgaggacaatgaaaagtaatctaatatcgatatagattttgacaaacatttcctgaagtaaatgttttatatttatcgaagaaaaaaaatgattgtatttatgtgaatacaactaaagaatcattgaaaatgattattattgatgcaattttatagtgggttttgaatacccaaaaagaatgttaagaaaattgcattgaaacatcaaagtataagaataacaatgagcatgactaatgttattttaatacatgaggcatgtatttattgttcatcattccctgtaGAGAATGATACaaattgaagtcaattacttttaaagattcctcgtattagtcatgttattatacattgttattacttgcaatgttggaaattattgaatctgacatatattaaagattaaattttgcatacatcttggagactatgcagaaatttcattcatatattctttgaaaatatcgtaaaagaaattgttgaataatttcttatatttttatggatgaacaagtaataaatttttaagaaatttataataatgttctacttgttcaacgtcattccccgaagtgaatgtaatgattttaaataatcaatgacattatttactactcaaatattttaaaaaagtggaaacaaccaaaagatgagataccacacacaatcaaagtgcatgaaatctatatatcatgtgtggaattgaataatagtggtcgcgtacctgtagtacggacacacttataatcaagataaaagtatacttgattatttaatagaatgtgatttgtacaaacttattgtacatttagaatatttaaatatcattacctaaagagaatgaataggcatgaaattctatttcaaagaatatagatttcacatatattggtaatgccagaagcaaattaatatatacatattttattattttttgaaatcaatagtttcaaactattgttggtacatgatatgtaaatatatagttaccatataattcagtttgcatattcccaaaagtggatatataacttactaacatttgttagtgatccaatatgatcaaagtgataaagaatcacaaaatgattatttgaaaagcttcctgaagaagtcttacatacaattgctacttggagtagtaaaatatatttgtatgtacctagatgtataacttttatctagttataaaagtgataagaaataacttattatatgtactggttgtacatttaaatatataatatatcaagtcatggtaattagactgatgaatagtctagacgacttgttaaaaagataccaggaaacatgaatgatatattatggttatatctatttgatcattataacaacatgatgaagttgtcatgtacattttatattatacacatcattgaattgatgatagtgattcctgaagaaatataaagtttgataaacataatagtgactcctgaagagtgtatatgttttggagaataatataattatattattcgtgtatataaaaatgaaacttgtaatgattatgttgtaatgaatttacattacattttgaaagttttattgaaatacaaattatagtgaacctgaagttcatgaattgaattattttgacatgatcaatcatatgtaataaattgtcaaagaatttgactaaattttgttgaagaaccaaaagattcttctcattgttatttataaggctcaaaagaagaatgtgcatatatttgcacatagaaaatatttaaattatattttcttaacaatcttgagccattgttagattttattgcatagtttcttatcgatgtgataagattatataatcatgcatttacaaaatgtgtaaatttatgtatttctaattatacacgtatgactcattcttagaaatgaattaagttcataaggattgaacttgaaactgaagtttattgaacctaaagctcaatgtcatatagtatatatgagtttaaacaaatattgattcattgtgatatactgaaatccctacaggtatattaatattattagatatcacaatttttaaaaattctctcgatcagggggggagaagcagttgggatgatgataatttttgaaaaatgatccttgcacaaagtatataagaacaatatagttcaaaatgatatataccaactgcaaatcaatattactcaaagttgagatagaatgagttgaaaacgcctgaagcgtaaatgaacaatgtagaaattattaataaatgttcatttgatttgccctgaagttgttaaatctagaggtactcatggagataccttaatgttataaagtattaaaatgataaccgtgatgaaaacggtactcgaaaagactcccaagagaagttagacataacacatttgatcataattgaatccctgaagtgattctatataggtacctataaatgataaacatatttgaaaaatatgtaatttaaagagatctctataagttatgtcaatatgggaggaaattatcatttattgaaatttttgtcgacaataaatattgaatgtttgcatatgcaataaactaacatgagatagcaaggatcatggtattagatttgtcgagaatcatcgacttacattttgatttttggccaaaatattatgacgcaatccaggcaaatttactcacataaagtgaagtaagacctgtagggtgtgcaaataaatatttctaatgagaaatttgcatatatgtatttgtacataatgaattgttgtacaaagtttgcatatacatgagattgattgaagtaaggcttaaatattgagaaaatataatcatgatttgattatagcctggaatatattttatgaggatttataagcgtcacataaatgttgcaacaaaaggttatttatttggagctcctaatgtagtgagaatttgaaataagccttatctaaaaattctagaagaatttaatacatgtcttaagtgatataaattcaaagtcgcgcgcactatatgacaaagatctttgtatgaaataaagacatgtaagtaaattattgtttgaaaaatacgtatgattgtctatgcaatataaatacgtaaattatacgttgtgatagactcttgaagagtttttgattaattgaagaacaaacttttatttcttttgtatttcgagaaatattaatgtataaagtttgttcattagtattgaagtcctgaagtacttcatatgcatcaagaattatagatatatgatcatttgatatggaaattaagatcatacaacaagatggaacaaatatgtggtcttggagtaccatcattgtcacaaatgaaaatttgtagtaccattaatgtgttatgttcatatctacttgaaattttaaattttagtatgaacaaagttgtatacacacatgaatgatacaattagttggataaagactaatgttccacgaacccctcatctataatttagaaatctatacatactctggaagagttatagaaaatatatgatcaaaaattgtatatggtgatattttaaaagtgataacaataatcttatgagatctattatcaccaaaagaattatggatcatatgtgcatgagggggagacatatttatgttgcactctttttcccttagttcaggttttgtcccacggggttttcctggcaaggtttttaacgaggcaacttgcaaatagttatgaatatgaaatatatattgtactcttttttccttagctcagattttgtcccactgggtttttctggcaaggtttttaacgaggcaactataaatcatgttaacatacttgcattttattcacaaagttattaccaacatcaacatttgagaagacggcagacaagatcgaaattcgtcgatcagaagatctccacaaatgcctaaatgagggggagggagttagtttacactatactctttttcctttgaccaagttttcagcaagatttttaataagacagctattatggacatccaagggggagtgttataaatattattaattatgtggatgtccaaatcttttatttattgtcattaattgtaatcaacattcctcttttccttagtttccctttttcttagtttcttaatatctcactcttgtatttgtataaataggggttcaccccattggaataaacaactcagaaattctcattcactttctctttctctcttcatcttcttcttctttcttctcatctactttatattattttatattattttataacaatatcTATTTTTATAAGTTATATTCTCATTATGTGCATTAAGAAGTCTAATTTTAATGATTTTTGTAAAGTTATATTTGGTACTTTgattataaaataaagtatatatcaattaaaattatcttagagttatatttaattaatgtgtaataaaaaaGGGTAGTTTTCAACTTATCTCATAGTCAAATACCAAAAGAGTTTAgagttaatattatttttgaccTGTGTTTCTTAAAACTTACTAGTTGGGTCATTTGTGGATTTTTCCACCACATACtcaattttttaacttttttattttttctatgggatagaatttttttaaaaaaaatactatgtttttctaaaaaaacactttgtaagttttatactgtatTGTGTAAAATTTTCAATGTTGTTCCACAGTTATttcactgttgttttaattgttctgtttagttgttttacagttgctttataaaaagatagtatttttgtacAAAAATCTCGTGTGACAGTAACTAGATGATACCTTAAATTTATTAACAGTTTAGTAGTTTAGAAGGTTTTACCGCCAAAATTTAAGCTTAGAGGGTTGAGTGCAAGTAAAACGATAGTTGGCAGGGTTTAGTCGCCAAAAATtcattagaatataatttgttTGGTCCCAAATATATTATTGGATAAAGGTTTTACTGTACTACGTACTtaaccatgagaaaaaattagactaaaaatgtgaaaaaaataaCCTTCCATTGGTTCATCTTTATAACATATACCTTAAAAACCTATCATTTAACTTGCcactaaaatttacaaaataacctCACCTTAATTTACTCTATGTAACTATAGTTATTTTTGCAACCATACAAGATCTATTTgctaataaaaaatttcataaggtaattttacaaaatacttccaaaaatatatatatatatatatatatatatattgtactcaaaatttgaaaaaaatagtcTTTTGTTGGTTCATCTTTATAACATATAAggaaatttgcggcataaatatcttatatttttatattttacacttaaatactatttttttcgaCAAATTAAATACCATATGTTAATTTTCATCCATTTTTGTTAATACTATTCCATTAAATGCTGACTATGTTTATTATAATGACACGTGTTAGTGTATAATTTGTCCacgtttatttttaattaaattttaggaaattttcagaaatatcattcttttatgttttatttacaaTATTACAGCCTGAACTTTTTACTTAGAAAAaggttaattaaaattttttccccGAACTTTAATATGTGCCAAATCATGcccttgaacttttaaggcTGTTAAAAATCCCCTgtaaactattaagattgttgaatttaaggatttttgtctaattttagtaagaaaagtcTAACATTAATGAAAATTCAGATGACATGATTTGacacatgtcaaagtttgaaaGACATGATTTGTTAAATATCAAAGTatagggagcatgatttagtactaGTCAATCactaaattagtaaaattgaatgaaattggacaaaaatccttaaatccaccaattttaaaatttttaatggctagaaaagttcaggggcatgatttaatacatatcaaagttcagaaggcaaaaatcctaatcaGCCTTACAAAAAactcttgtaaaattttaaaattataaaaatacactttGCTCAACAacaagtaaaaaagaaaaaacaactaaaaaataatgaaaaattaacctCACGATACTATAAATCAACTATAAATGtaatataaaacaacaaaaaataaaccaGAAAAACAACCTCATGATAATATAACTataaaataaccaaaaaaactaattcattatgtttactcaagaGGAATTTTTGTACATAAAAAAGTTCTAAgagtcaaaataaatttttttcaatattgttgtatttttataaattttttcatatttttagtttactatataaatttttctttaaataataaaCAGATAACTAAAACATATTCAATCTATTTTAATAaggctaattatgatttttagtTCCTGatctttgatatgtactaaattatgtcctTGAACTTTTCGGTCGTTAAAAAATCCTCTTGAACTATTGacattgttagatttaaagactttggtctaatttcattcaattttgctAATATGGCGATTGTCTAcatactaaatcgtgcccctaaactttaatatttataaaatcacgCCCcttaaactttaatatgtaccGAATTATGCCCCTAAATTTTCATccacatcaattttttttttaataaaattaaacaaaaaaagttcaagaaacataatttagtacatataaaagttcagagacaaaaattcaaattaaaaaaaacctaaatcttctataataaaattagacaaaagtccttaggTCAAATTTTCTTtagtaaaattagacaaaaaaattttaactaaaaaaattgaaaagatttaatttggtaaagttttcaaataaaaattcaaacaaGCCTAAAAATaatagggtgattctacaatgcatccccttaaaagggatgtattgatgcacccttaacttgtttcggcatccagaaaaaatttttaatctaattttttttttttatattcatgtacgttataactatttaagatatcctacaaaattttgaaaaattcggaataatttacaatatagaaaataatgttcaaacggtctattttacacgcgtataaaataaaatagtcacgcgtgcaacacactgtttggacataattttcggcgtgttaaacttttttaaatttctttaaattttgcaggatgtcttaaccatgagaaaaaatttggctaaaaaattatttcggatgctaaaccagataagggtgcatcaatatatcctTTTTAAAAGGTTGTATTGTAgaatttttcaataatattaaataaaaaaaaaaaacctaaatctTCATCATCTTCTCTCCCGAGTCTCCTCCACTCTCTCCCACTCTTTCTAATCGCTACTTTTCTCTGCAAAACCCGGTGCCATCTCCGGCCAACCGGTTCGTCTTCCAACGATCCGAACCCAGCCCCAACTGCCCAACGATCCCAGCCCCATTTCCGACGACAACAACCCCGACCCTTCCTTGGGGATCAGCCCCAAGATCCTCAACCTCGAGACCCTCAATTCTcatttccctctctctctctctctgtcagTCACTGCCAGCCGCGGCAACTCCGGAGTTCCAAGGGTCTTCAATCGCGATTTAAGACTATTTCGAACTCATACGTATGTAGAACAAAATCCGTgagttctattttttctaaccaTTACTTGTTTTACTAATATTTTCATGCTATTATTAGggtttgaattaatttttcagTTGCATTAGTTTAATAGACTTGAGAGAAATAGTTCGTATGAAGAAAGAAGTTGATTTAAGTTCTCAGAATTTATCGAATAATAGTTTTACTTTTTCCATTTCTCagattatatatcaaaatattgtGTTTAcaattttgaatgtattttaggGTTATATGGTAATGCTTTTCTTGAAATGAAGTAACTATTCGTGTGTTTTTAATGGGGCTGATACAAATTACTGAGTATCAATTGATAGAAATTAACTTGGGTTTTCTTGTTTGTTTCTGAAGATATCCATTACTATCATTACTACTTAGTTCATTTCAGGTAATTTTTGTATGCTTAAGTATCCTATTATATTAGGGCATTATGAGGTATCAAAACTTGATTTATAGTGTTGTATGCTTGTATAGTGCTGTATATTTTGTTCTAAAATATAGCTGTTGTTTTTGTTCATAGTAGTGAAAATGGTTGCTGTTGACTAGAATAAGTATTATATTAGGCTTTTCcattagttgttttttttttaaactaattattaGTTTGAACAAGTTTTGATATCTTTTGGGTTTTATGTTTTgcagatttttctttttattgtaCTTTGCTAGGGTTGTGGCTCTCAATACTTGTAGGGGTTGTAGTTTGTTGTCTTGTCAAAGTTTTCAATGAAACCAAAGTGTGCTTTAAAGTTCTTAAGAGATGCttctatttttatttctgtttgattataattttaatataactgGTCCTTTCTAAGCTTATGAAGTAATGTTTCtccaatttaaaatatttgtgtttttcttattaatttttatattaaaaaaaacattatgtTTGGCAATCCTAAAAAAGTAGGGAGAAAATCTATTATattcattttttctttaatttattcaTTCTCAATGCTCAATCTCAGAAACCCTAGCAATGGAGAAAGAGAAGACAACGAACAAGCGCACCCGGGAGGAGCGTGACCATCGGAAGCATCGCACCCGTGATGCTGATGACAAAAGGTCTTCTAGAGACCTCGATCATGACCATCACCACCGCCACCACCGCTCGGACCGCGACCACAAATCCCGTCGAGAGTCGAGACACGAAGACCGCGAGGGTTCGCGAGAAAGAGAAGGGAGTCGAGATAGGCCCTACGATCGCGAATCGAAGCGTGAGAGGTCGTATGAGCCGAGGATTGATGAAAAGGCTAATCATCATCGGGAATCAAAGCGCGAGATGTCTGAAGAGAGGGAGGCGTCTGTGGAGAGGAGACATAAGAGGAAAGAGAGGGGTACAAGTGAGGATAATAGGGATGGGGATGGTGAGAAGAGGGCTAAGGTTTACGATGATGGGAGGAAGGAGAAGAGGCGGTTAGAGGATAGAGCTGAAGAAGATGAGCAAGAAGATAATGGGGGTCGCCGGAGATTTGAGGATGGACAGTTGAAGGAAGTGAAAGAAGAAGTTGCTCATGTGCATTTGGATAATTCTCAAACCCCTGCTGGGAATGGTAAAGAGAATGGGAATGGTTCACTGGGCAATGTGAGTATTCTCTTGCTTTTCATTTTCCTTCTCGTTTGCATTTCTTCGTTATCCTGGATTTTTTTGTATATCATTTTGATTGTTTGCATGTTGGGATGTGTTTTTACATAATATTTTGATAGGTTGCTGCGCCCGAACCACTGGTTATGTCATCAGGGAGTTTACCTGAAACCTCTTTCACCCCTAGTCATCCCCTTCCTACCAAGGTATCTTCGATTTCTACAACACATGAAAATAAGGGAGTTAGTATTACCAGATCTCATGAGGTTCCTGGAAAATCTAGTACAGATGGGACATCTTCAACTGCTGGAAAAAGTACAAGTCTGTCTCTTGATGCTTTAGCAAAAGCTAAGAAAGCTTTACAGATGCAGAAGGAATTATCAGAGAAGATGAAGAGAATTCCCCTTGTAAGTTTTCAGTGAATCAAAATCAATGTTCCATTTCTCAAAGTCCCATCATTTATTGATTGTGTGTGTTCCTTTCCAATGTGTAGTTGAACAAGGGTGTTGGTGCAAGTTCAGAAAATAGCCGAAACTTTGGTCCAAAGGAGGGGTTGAAGCCTGGATCTGTATCATCATCAACCTCTGCTACAGCTATAACCGAGGCAACATTGAATTCCTCAAACCATGCTTCTGGGAACCCTGCAAGTGGCTTGGCTACTTCTGCTGGTCTTACGGCCATTCCCAACTATGAGGCTGTAAAACGTGCACAAGAGCTAGCTGCCAGGATGGGATTTCGCCAGGACCCAGAGTTTGCTCCTTTAATAAACTTGTTTCCAGGACAGGCTACAACCGATGTAGCTGCTGCCCCCCAGAAGcctactaaagctcctgttctTCGCCTTGATGCTCTCGGCAGGGAAATAGATGAGCAtggaaatgttgtgaatctgactAAACCAAGCAATCTCAGCACCTTAAAGGTTTGAAATCGACATTTTGGAGGAATTGTTAATTGAAATTCTAGGTCATATTGTTGGCTAGCATATAAATACAATCTCTCAATTGCAGGTTAACATTAACAAACAGAAGAAAGACGCATTTCAGATACTTAAACCTGAACTAGATGTGGATCCAGAATCAAATCCTCATTTTGATTCAAGTATGGGTTTGAATATAGCTAAAATCATGCGGCCTAAGAG is a genomic window of Cannabis sativa cultivar Pink pepper isolate KNU-18-1 chromosome 9, ASM2916894v1, whole genome shotgun sequence containing:
- the LOC115722369 gene encoding protein RDM16 isoform X1; amino-acid sequence: MEKEKTTNKRTREERDHRKHRTRDADDKRSSRDLDHDHHHRHHRSDRDHKSRRESRHEDREGSREREGSRDRPYDRESKRERSYEPRIDEKANHHRESKREMSEEREASVERRHKRKERGTSEDNRDGDGEKRAKVYDDGRKEKRRLEDRAEEDEQEDNGGRRRFEDGQLKEVKEEVAHVHLDNSQTPAGNGKENGNGSLGNVAAPEPLVMSSGSLPETSFTPSHPLPTKVSSISTTHENKGVSITRSHEVPGKSSTDGTSSTAGKSTSLSLDALAKAKKALQMQKELSEKMKRIPLLNKGVGASSENSRNFGPKEGLKPGSVSSSTSATAITEATLNSSNHASGNPASGLATSAGLTAIPNYEAVKRAQELAARMGFRQDPEFAPLINLFPGQATTDVAAAPQKPTKAPVLRLDALGREIDEHGNVVNLTKPSNLSTLKVNINKQKKDAFQILKPELDVDPESNPHFDSSMGLNIAKIMRPKRMNFLFVEEGKWSKDAEHIKLKSKFGDAQAKEHRAKQAQLAKANAAPDINPNLIEVSERVMTKEKPKEPIPEVEWWDVPLLHSGLYGDVADGNISDGILRLEKITIYVEHPRPIEPPAEPAPPPPQPLKLTKKEQKKLRTQRRLGRERERQEMIRQGLIEPPKPKVKMSNLMKVLGSEATQDPTRLEKEIRSAAADREQAHIDRNTARKLTPAERREKKERKLFDDPNTVETLVSVYKINDLSHPQTRFKVDIFARQNRLTGCAVIADGITVVVVEGGSKSIKRYGKLMLRRINWENAVKDEEEDEDEEDDKPPNKCVLVWQGSVAKPTFTKFLIHDCMTEAAARKIYADAGVVHYWDLAINFTDDQN